The genomic stretch CATACCCGCGTTCTCGGCCTTCTCAACGCATATACTCAAACCCTCGCCGAGTCACAGTCGCAGCCACTACCCTTGATACCTGCACTGGACAACCTAGACACACCCCTCGGCCCGACAGATACCATTGGTCAGCTCGTCACTTTCTCTAGCTCGTGGATCGATCTATCCTCTCCAGACCCACTCATTGCGCATCTCTCGCGACAAGTCTTCCACCTTGAAGTCGCATACGCAGGTTTCTGTGGTGTCACCAACCTCGTTGTACCTGGACCAAGGCTTGCTCATGGGCAGGCAGGTGTGTCTCAGTATGCTCGATCGATcaaggaggctcttcaaaCAGGATCCTACATCCAGATCCACGTCCAACTACCCATGGACGGCAGACAGCCAAGCTCTAGTGAGGATGATCTGGGGGATCTAGCACGCTTTGCGAGGCCTGAGTTTGAGCCGAGCAGCCAGGCGAAGACTCTTGATTCTTGGAGCTCATGGGACGCTTGGAACACTATTAGATCTATCTGCAAGTACCACAATAGATTGTCAATCAGTAAGGATACACAGTTTCAATCTACGAGTTCCTAACAACTAACTCGGGGTTTCAGTGCTCGATCTTCCTCGCCGACTTCCATCTTTGGCTATCCAGTCACGATGGTTCTCAGAGCCTGTTAGACTGCTTAACCTTTTGGCATCTTCCTTCCTTGTGAATGCTCGCCAATCCTATGTCCTCTCAAAAGCACACCAAGTCTTCATCTTTCGCTGCTTCCGTCTACAGCGTGGCCCCTGGTTACTCATTTCCGACACTGGCCCACTCCCAGGTATTGATGATCCGGACATGATCATGTCATACTCAACTGGACACCTTTCCCCTCGCACAGTAGAGGATGCGCCGAGCGACGCGTCTTCCTCGCGTGCGCCAACTCCAGCTGAAGCTGCACAGTTGACACAAAAAGTGCCAAAGAAGAGCAGCAGCAGTAACGACCCCACACCACATTTGAGTTATATGCGATATCTGCAACGTAATCAGCCAACGAAGAGCCAGATTGAACGTTTCGGTGGAGGATTTCAAGACTACTTGCAAAGCCCACTACAACCACTGACAGACAATCTGGAATCGATCACTTATGAGGTATTCGAGAAGGACCCGATCAAGTACGCTTGGTATGAGCGGGCCATTGCACAGGCCTTGAAAGACTGGCATACAGAGAGAAGATCGACTAGTTCCGAAAATGGCGCCGTCGTTATTGCTGTCGTAGGCTCTGGTCGAGGCCCACTTGTAACGCGAGCTTTGAATGCAAGCGCCAGCTCGGGAGTACCAGTGAAAGTCTATGCAATCGAGAAGAACCCCAACGCCTATGTCCTTCTAAAGCGACACAACGTGGAAACCTGGGGTGGCCGAGTCACAGTCGTCAAGACAGACATGCGAGCCTGGAAAGGTCCTGTACAAGCCGATGGTACATTAGGCAATGTCGACATTCTCGTCAGCGAGCTCCTAGGCTCCTTTGCTGACAACGAACTGTCCCCCGAGTGTCTCGATGGAGTCCAACATGTCCTCAACCCAGATCACGGCATCTCCATTCCTTCCAGCTACACCGCCCACTTCACACCTATCTCCACCCCCAAACTATGGGCAGACCTATACAACCGAAGCACAAACATCGATCCAAACGCCTTCGATATCCCCTGGGTTGTCATGCTCACCCAATTCGACTACCTCTCCGCAGAAGAAACACAAAACACAATCGCCTCCCAACAGCTCACGAACGGAACAAAGATGCAAAACTTCAACCTCGAGCCCCCTCTCGAGCCAAATGTACAAACTGCATGGGAATTCACTCACCCTCTTCCCCCATCCGTCCTGGCACAGTCTTCACTGCGTAAAGGTGGATCCGCAGTcggtggcggcggtggcTTCGTTGGCGGCGACGGCGCAAACGAACACAATCTCCGCTACTGCAGGATTGCCTTCCCCATCAAGGAACCTGGTGTCTGCCATGGTTTAGGCGCATACTTTGAAACCGTGCTGTACAGTGGATCTGAAGGCCCCGTAGAGTTGAGCACGAATCCTGTTACTATGGAGCAGAAGAGCAAGGATATGATATCTTGGTTTCCCATTTTGTTCCCGCTAAAGGTACATTTGTCCCCGCTTTCTTTTGCCAGTGGAAATAAAGAAGTAATCTGACTGACTGGATATAGGTCCCTATGACTCTTCCTGCAAACTCGGAAGTGGAAGTTAGTTTCTGGAGGCAGACGGATGATCGCAAGGTGTGGTATGAATGGTTGGTTGAGAGCTACATGGTAGTCAATGGGCAGAGGATACGGTTGGGTGTTTCGGATTTGCATTCTAGCAAGTCAAATGGGTGTATGATGTAAGTCGAGCTTCATGGACGGGGCTGAGGGCATAGTTGTGTGTAGATACCACAACTTCCACTTTTTTTTTTTAGACAAAAGCAAGATCATGACGAACATCATGGAGTAGTTGTCTTCGAGTTATCAGCTACTCTTTTCGTGCTCTTTCGTCCATACCTCGGAACCACAACCGAGAATTAACCTACTCGACAAAAATACGTAACTCGTGGTATCCCATTACGAAACTGAACATCCTTGCGCCGTTTCTACCAACACAACTTTCCTTCCTTCCAAACCCCTACCCACACCATATTTCCCACTCTACAGATACTCCTTCTTCCTCCCCGTCCTTGTATACTGGTTCAAATGCCACTCAACATCGCCCTCCTTATTCTCCAGCGTGCCCGCGCGAATCTCAAAAAgtctcatactcatcctgGGCCCGACCTCCGCCAGCTCCACACTCTGAAACCCAGTCTTCACAAAAACATGATGCCGTACTTCAATTGTATCCTCTATATTCTTAAACGTGACAACGCGGTTTCCCACTTTAGCAGTGGCTTCGCGGGGTGGGAAGAGGTGTTTGAGGATTTGTACGCAGCGGGTGCCGAGCGGCGTGGTGAAGCCATCGAAGATGAGGTGGGGGTACGATTCGGATACCGTGCCGCGCGAGGCGTTGGGGATATCAGCGCGGAGGATGACGTTGTGGAGGCTGAAGCTTGCAGTGGGGCCGTGGGGGAAATGCGATATTGTGAGGGCGGTTGGAGTACCGCGGTGTTCGTGTAGGAGAACAATATCACTTAAACCGCCGGATTTCGCGCTAGAAACGAGGTTGGGGAGGACCATGTTTCCTCTGTTTAGTCGGATGGCGGTGGGGAGCAGGAGCCGGATTTCTTTGGCAAAGGTTCCCAGGCGCGAGGAGGGGTCGCGGGAAGTTGTTACGAGGATTCGGGGATCTACGACGCCTGATAGTTGGGCGTATTCGTCATCGAGACCTAGCTCTTCTTCTGCGGTTCGTTCGGCGCGGCTTTCGTCGTATTTGTAGTCGGTGCGGAGTGTCGTGTCGTCAGCTACGTCTTTGGAGAGCGGTTTGCCGCTTGCGAGCGAGGCTTTGAGGGAGGCACGCTTGGAGGCGAGTTCAGCATCGCGGAGGGTTAATGCGCGCCGGTATAGGTAGTCGCGGCGCTCTCGCGCTTGTTTCCTGATCATCGTGGTGGCGGTTTGTGGGTTTCCGTCTTTCTGGGTGGTTGTATGACGATTATGATACTTCTTTTAGTTCGCGATCGATTCTGGAGCTAACCAGGCCCACGTCGGTTAAACGGGTGGAGGTGTTGAGAACGAAGTTCAGCAAACACCGAGGAAGTTGGTGGTTCGCGAAGGGAAATTTCTTATCTTATCGGCGCGCCCCACATGGCTGAATCGGGCCAATACGACCACTTCGGACCTCCGACTTCTTCTCTTCATTGTCGAGCAAGAGCAAAGAAAGTCCTGGGACCTGGATACAGTCTTCTATAGAACCACAGAGTGATTAATAATCCAGCACGCTACCACAAGAACGTGAGCTTTTGTGCGAGCCCGTAGTAGCGATGAGAGAGGTAGCATAGAGTATGGAGAAACTTTTATATTATAACCATAAAGACGATCCACTCTAGAAAAGGTATATTTGCAACCTGCGATACTATATTTTCAAAAATCGATCAACCCTAAACACGAAACTACTGTATGCTACACACCCCTAGGATGACTGGTCCAGAGGGTATCGTCATCGTAGTCGAAGAATAAGCATTCATAAGATTCCGGCAGGACAGCGGATCCAATCTACCGATGTCAGGCTCGTAAAGTTTTATATATGAGATAGGAGCATAGAGACCAGGCTCGCTATAAGAAAAGTTAGTAGCACATTCTTGAAAAGTGCCTGAAACAAGCTAGTAGAATATACTCACAGTCCGATATTGCAGATACAGTGCTCCGACGCTTGGCAAGCCATAGGACGATATGCTTTACCATGAACTTCAAAGCATTGCCTGCCCTGCATCTCCAAGGGTTGGATTGCACCAGCCGATGACGTGACAACTCTGCAAGCACCCTACAGGACAGTGGGAGTATTGCGTGCTTCTACCGCAGGGGCAGCTCGTTCCTCGGGTTTAGTGTTCCAGCACTCGTAGAATGCGGCCCACTCGGTGCTGTCGAAAACGGCCTCTGCAGGTCCAGTGAATTGACCGATGAGGTAACCGACGCCACGAGTTGCTTCGCTATAGAATTTGCAGGTATGATCTGATGCTACATGGTAGCTGGTTGGTCGGATGTAGTAGTCGTTCTTCCTGTCGGAAGTGATGATACGAATGCTGTTGGTTTCGGTATTGGGGAGTTGGTAGACTTGTCCATCGGGACCGGTGACGTGGGCGGCTTCTCTAGTGTAGATGTTAGTGCTTTGCGCGCAGAATTGGTCGGTAATATCTTGAACCCGCCGTTTAACATTTTGCGATCTGGAGACTTCGAGTTGGATACGACGCTGCTACTACTTACTGGACACAAGACTCAGATGTCTGAACAGGAGCAGCGAACGTAGACGTGATAACGCAACTGCCAATTAGTAGTGTGGAGAGGTACATTGTTGTTGTGAGTCGCAGGATCTGAACCAAGTTCTCTGTAAAGACAAAAGTCTGCAGTTGCGTTTGTATGATTTCAAGAGCAAGAAGTATAGCTTTTGTACCTGGGTAGTGTGGAAAGGTGCGGCTGATTATGTCGAGAGCGAACTATGCAGGTGGTTGCAAGTGCGCCCGCCAACGCTTTTAGTTCACCACCCGGCTATTCGGCATTCACTAGAGTGTAGTTTCCTGCATTCAAACGCTGCTTCCAAAGAGAGTGACACGGTACTAGCTTTGTTTTCATGGTACTGTGTAACGCTGTACAAGAAGCGATCGGGTATTTATCCCGGATTCGGGGTTTTTTGTTCGCGAACATGAGTGCTTTTGCCATCGAGATCGAAATGGTAGACAGCGCTTGTGCACTTCCTACGATAGCTTCGAAAGCGTTGAGGTCCAGCCTTGTAGCTGAAAAGAAAAATCATCAAAAAGATTTCAGCACTGCTCTGTTAGGACCTTCTTAGTCAACGCCACATACCCAACAGATCGGCTGGATCTGTCAATCTCGATGTCGCCAAGAGCTTGTGAGGATAGGTTGCAGAAGCGGGGATGCAGAAGATCGGAAGATCGTGAGGGGAAGGAACTAGTGGAGCTGTTTGGTAGAAAGAGCGATTCCGGCACTTGTTGGAAAAGTAAAGAAGACCCTACTGTTGATCTTTGCTGAACGGGACTGCAATGGCGGACTATTACGGAAGGTGCAGTGGATTGCTCTGGCCGTACAAGATACGGTACCTGGTACTAACAACGCAGGGACCACGAACCATGGGCCCTAAGTGGCAACATCAAGTTTGATGACGTTTGCAATAATCACGCAATCTATACATCGTTCAATTAGGAGCGATACCTGATCTTGTAGAGAGTTGAAGAATTGTAAGAGAAACACACAGACCCGGAGACGGGTAGAGATCAATGCTGAAATCAGATATCATATTGTTAGATAGATTATGATCGTAAGCTTGCCAATGATATGCTCAAGGTATAGCTGCTGCTGATGGTCATAGCCTCCGAAAGACTTGATAAACCAAAGAAAAAGAGGGTATTTCGACTCTTAGGATCAAAATCGATCAAGTACCAAACCAGAAACTTTTCATCCCTCACCCAGCCTTTGAACTCCCATGCCTTGGCTCGGAATAGACTCGAATTTGCCGATCACCATAACCATAGATCGCTAACTTTTGAAGGAATCTAACTGCCAAAGACTTTTTGAAGAGTCGCAAAGTATTACCAGAAAATGCAAGGAAAGTAGACACTAAAGTCGATAAGGGCCGCCGTGATGACCATCATACTCAACCAGTCCGAGCGCAAGTGTACCACTTGGGCTTAGGCTCCTCGAAGCAAGGCTCCTGGCCGGGCTCACCAGGTGTCGGGCCCTCGTAGGACTGACGAGTCGCAGCCTCAGCACACTGAGTGTCGCTCCTGCACACGGTCAGTATCAGTAGAACGTTGAGTTCATAATGGTGTTTGGCACCTACACGTAGAAATTGCAGCGACATCCTCCGAATACACTATAGGCGTAGGCATCTTGATATCCTGGGATGGACTCGTTGTAGTAGATGGGAGTACAGGATGAATATGCGGAGAGGCCAGCGAAGACGCTGCTCTTGGGCTTGGTGAGGACGTAGCCGCATTGGTATGGGTCGTCGTAGCGGGCCTGGATGCCGGTTGCAGGTGCGGAGAGGGTAATAGGGAGGGCCGAGAGGAGAGTGGCAAGGATGTTGGTGAAATACATCTTGGATACAGGTGGTGATGTTTCAGTCAGAGAATAAACAGGCTTGAATTGGCTGTGGAGCTGGTGCTGTTACGAGAGTTTGATGGATGACAGGTAACGTTGAAGTGTACTAGAAGTATTCAAGTGTTGTTGTGAGGTGCGTAGTAATCCTTTGGATGTTTGATTGTGATGTTTGAAAGAGAAGGCTGAGGAGCAGATTGAAGTTTATATATCATAGTGGAGCTCGTCCTGCCATGGGCTTATACTCTCACCCGATCCTACCTGATCTCGTGCCCTCATGCCCTCTCTCACCTGAACCCACCTCACCTGGCCTATATCACCTGCCAGTTGTAACCAAGCTGTCAAAATGCAAGTACCCGTCCTCGGCGTGGCTATGGTACCTCCGTTCCTTCCAATGGCAGACGTTGGAAGTCGCACAACGTTACTGACTCGATGTCACCTTCGCCATCCTGAGAAGTGCACTTGCGGCAACATCCTATCAAGTTAAAGAGCTGCGGTCAGGAGCCATCTACTCATAAGTCGGTCAGGATGGCTTGACGTGTCTAGAGGTAAAAGAGCCTTGACCGCTCGAATGCGCATACTTGGTACTACGTATGAATGTATTCGAGACGTTAGCAACTGCGGCATGGCGCGAACTCTACGTCTATAGAATAGCATTAGCATACTTGGCGTGGtttgctgcttcttctctaCTTGAGCGCGCAGACCGATTGGCTAGCCATGGCGGTGAGTGGTGTAGGTGCTACTGTAACCGTATGACGAAAATACTGGAGAATTGTAGCGTCCAGAGTTGTGGTACTGGACCCAGTCATACGAACGTATTTTGGGAATCTAGGCACAGGCACAGTTGAGGGCACTGCCCTGTTTGACGATACAAGCAATGCAGTGTTTGAGAAACATAGGAGATGGCGTCGACTGAATAGACCAAGTGCAATTGAGCTTGATCTCAATGGGGTTTCCGAAGAAGAGACAGAAATAGAGAGGCAGACACGACACTTGGAGGAGTTGTGTGTGGACGGAAGTGGCGCAAGACCAGTCGCCTTGCGCAATGTTCTCCAGTAGTATTGAGATGCATGTGCTCGACTCGATGAAGTAAGGGGCTGGTGGCGTTTCGTCGCCGTCATCCTTACACTGCCGATGGAAATAGTCAACAATCATAAAACTGGTTCTTCGGTGACAAAAAAAGCTTGTGATGTAGTGGAAGTCCCAGGCCAGGATTGACACTAACAACATCGAAAGCCATGCTCACACTAGTCAAGAACAGGTCTAGCGTCCACGTGAGAACGTGACGGAGATGCCATACGCACGCGCCAGAAACACCAACCAAATCACATATCTCCCACCAAACATCGAATCCCGGAATACCAACCAAAATGAGTCGCGCAAACATCGAACAAGCCCTCACAGGTCTCGTCCCTGCACTCAGCGGGCCCCTACCACCCGAACTCATCGAACTAGCCCTATCGCTACTCACTCGCTCCCGCAGTGTCGCAACCTCCATGAAACCCGACGAAGAAATTGCCCGCCCATACGCCTGCGCCCAACTAGCCTGCGAACGACTCAAGAAACGACTCAATCTCCCTGCCATCACATCCCGCCCACCGTGTCCCCCACGCATCTACAAGAAACTCTACAACTACCTCAGCAGCGCACTCCCAGACGCCACAAGTAGCACACGATCAGACCCTCAGACACCGCGTAAAGCCACCACCTCTGCCCCTGCATCCGCGCGCAATACGCCCAAGACACCATTGAGTGGGAAAAAGACACCGCGTACGGCGCTGAAAGCCAGCGAGACCAATGGCGAGGCGCCAGAGTGGGTTGGGCCCATGATAAGAGCTCTCGCCAAATCTTTCAATTATCCGGCCTCAATCCCACACGTATACACAGGCGTAGAATCGATATATCCACTACTAGCGCGCATGGCAGCTGCAGCATCGGAAACACCAAGTAAACGGCCGCGACGTAGTACGACCAACAACTACGGGGATGTAAGCAATACGCGGACGTTTAGTCTCGTGGTCGTGGTTTTCCTGCTCGTCTTCTCGCGCATGAGAGATGTAGATGTCACACCGGAGCAGTATAATGTTTGGGTGAATAAGGCGGTGGGTACGGTGTTGACGCTGCCAGAGGCAAAGGGAAGTGTGAAAGAAGACGTGGTGCCGGTAGTTGAGGAGACCATGGGTATGGCGAGGGAGGAGGGGTGGTTGCAGATGCAGTGGTTTGAGAGCGTGACACCGCAGGGTGAAGGGGGATGAGATGGAGGGGGGTGGAGACGACTGAGAGTGTAGGTAACAGTGGGAAAAATAAGGGTGTTCGGTCTGGTGGGAGCGATTATATTGGTTTAGGCACTATGATGCAGGACGCGACTGATTATCTGGGTGAGCGACAGCAGGAAGATTATATGGTTTGGAAAGAAAATATCCTGGCGCG from Pyrenophora tritici-repentis strain M4 chromosome 1, whole genome shotgun sequence encodes the following:
- a CDS encoding IMP4, exosome subunit-U3 small nucleolar ribonucleoprotein (snoRNP), producing MIRKQARERRDYLYRRALTLRDAELASKRASLKASLASGKPLSKDVADDTTLRTDYKYDESRAERTAEEELGLDDEYAQLSGVVDPRILVTTSRDPSSRLGTFAKEIRLLLPTAIRLNRGNMVLPNLVSSAKSGGLSDIVLLHEHRGTPTALTISHFPHGPTASFSLHNVILRADIPNASRGTVSESYPHLIFDGFTTPLGTRCVQILKHLFPPREATAKVGNRVVTFKNIEDTIEVRHHVFVKTGFQSVELAEVGPRMSMRLFEIRAGTLENKEGDVEWHLNQYTRTGRKKEYL
- a CDS encoding Tymo-45kd-70kd multi-domain protein — encoded protein: MYFTNILATLLSALPITLSAPATGIQARYDDPYQCGYVLTKPKSSVFAGLSAYSSCTPIYYNESIPGYQDAYAYSVFGGCRCNFYVSDTQCAEAATRQSYEGPTPGEPGQEPCFEEPKPKWYTCARTG
- a CDS encoding ORC6 domain containing protein: MSRANIEQALTGLVPALSGPLPPELIELALSLLTRSRSVATSMKPDEEIARPYACAQLACERLKKRLNLPAITSRPPCPPRIYKKLYNYLSSALPDATSSTRSDPQTPRKATTSAPASARNTPKTPLSGKKTPRTALKASETNGEAPEWVGPMIRALAKSFNYPASIPHVYTGVESIYPLLARMAAAASETPSKRPRRSTTNNYGDVSNTRTFSLVVVVFLLVFSRMRDVDVTPEQYNVWVNKAVGTVLTLPEAKGSVKEDVVPVVEETMGMAREEGWLQMQWFESVTPQGEGG